The Triticum urartu cultivar G1812 chromosome 5, Tu2.1, whole genome shotgun sequence genome contains the following window.
AGGGCGCCTTACTTATCGCCTAAGCGTCCAAGGCAGGACGCCTTAAAAACAATGCTACACAGTAGAGCCTAAGTTGTGCGTGCCTTTTGCCATGAGGTTATATTATAACTCGTACCCTAGTGTTCATCACCTCATTGTTCCATGGTGTTCATCCATATGCCGCAAGTTTATCTGCCTATAATCTGCTCAATTTTCCATTTTCCATCAAAGTGTACAGATTGTAATGCTTATATTGGGACTTGGGAGTACCACTAAATCTGAGAATGTTCGGGGAACTGAACTAAACCTCAACTGAACCCGCATGATCAATTTGGGCAAACCAAACCTAACTAATCCTCTTTAATTGTTATTTAAACCCAAACCAAACTGAACCACGTCCTCACTCCACCTAAACTGAACTGAACCTATGGCTGAAACCATGGTTTTAGCCAATGGGTAAACAACAGTTCCATACCATGTTGCCTCCTACGTTCATGGCAAATGGCCTGGTGCTGCTCCCAGCTCTCTGCCTTCGTGAACAGCTTGTAAAGGAGTGGTTGAGCGGGGCAGTGGTGAGCAGAGCGATGCACCTCATGTGCCGGCGCCGCCCGTTCTCGTCAGTGCGGCGGGTCGTACATGCGCGTGACCGCCGTCGCGCTTCCGAGAGCTGAGCATGATCTTCAGCTGCTCCCACAAGGGTGTTGTCGGCGCCGGCGCCGCTGGACGACTCTCCTTGGATGCGGCATTGTGGCTCAGCGTCGCGGGGGCGGGGACGCCGGGACGGCGAGAGGTGGCGGCGGTGGCTACAGGAACGGGGAAAGAGTGAGTTGTCGAGCAGACCTACGAAGTTCGAACGAACCTTGGGAACCGGTTTGGAATCACGGTTTGAGCCTGGTTGGAAATTGAACGGTTTAAGCTCATACCTGACCACACCCACCTATTATTCACACGAAACTGAACCAAACCAAATTGTTAGCAGATACAACCCATTAACGACCAAACCAAAGAAGCCCACATGATTAAACTGAACCAATACACCCGGTTATACGAAAACCATCCCCAGGTTTAAGTACCACTCTGTATGTCACATGTATCTTTCCTTCTCTTCTACAGTAAGTTAACCAATTCATTTTCATTTGTAAGCAGTTAAAGAAAAGAAAGGCGCCTTTTTTTGTACATTCTTCTTTTCCCTCTTCTTTCATTCCATCATAATGGGGCATTATGAAGGGAAGTACTGAGCATTTGGTTATTAGCTGATCTTGCATATTAATTGTACACACTAATCTTATGTGGGACAACACTGCAAATGACTCAATTTTCCATATCCCATGCAGATTGTAATACTTTTGTTGGAAATACTACTGTGTATGTCACATGTTCTTTCCTTCATAAGTTAACCAAATCATTTTCCTTTGTAAGCAGTTTTAAAGAAAAGAAAGAGCCTTTTTTTGTTACTATCTTCTTTCCCTTTTTCTGTTATTCCAAAATAATGGAACGTTATGAATGGAAGTAAAACTGAGTATTTGGTTATTAGTTGATCTTCATGTTAATTGTACACACTAATGTTATGTGCAGTAAGCACTACAAACGGCTAGGCCACACTTCTTATCGTCAGTGGCATCTTTAGGAGGGGGATAAGACTTTGTACCCCTTAATGGTTTGATTGAATAACCTCTCGGTCAGATGCACATTTATTGATTATGACATTTGGCTGTCTATCTATCTGACACTGATCCGAGACTATTGCCTTACTTGGGGATCTTGTTGAAATAAAACAGATGTCCAACTTCTCAGAAGCCAAAGAAAGGCCTTATGTTTAGATTCATTTCCTTTATTGCCAAGGGCTTGGCTTATCAGAATTGGTAGGATAATTCCTTGGGCTTGGTTACTCTGCTCCCTTACAAAATAAAGAACCTTTCCATGTAGTTTGACTTTGATCTGACTCTGTTTATTAGGattcctgtgtttttcctatTCGTGTGAACCAAACACCTAACTCTGCAAAAGTCCTATGTTTTCCAACCCTCTGTTTCACACATGTATTCCTATCCAATTCCTGTGTTTtttccttctttgcttctttagAATCCTGTTGAGAGGCTGAAGTCTGCAAATTCCTACGTTTTCCAATCCTCTGTTTTACACATGTATTCCTATCCAATTCCTGCTTTTTTTCCCTTTCCTGCGTTTTTAGAATCCTGTAAGCCAAAGGAGCCCCAAGTCTGCAAAATTCCTATGTTTTCCGATCCTCTGGTTTTACACAAGCATTCATAATCCCTGTGTTTTTAGGATCCGTGAGCCAAAGGAGGTCTTACATGATGCAGTAGATCCACCTTCTCAAGACCTCGCAAACAACAATTTCTCTTCCCCATCAAACCCTAATTACCTACAACCTTCCATAGAGAGTAGACTATACAAGTGGACGATGGGGATGGTGGCGGCGGCTTACACGGGGAGAGGAAGAGGCCGAAGGAGATGGAACCTTCCTGCAAGAAATCGGTGGAAGTGGGTCCGCCCCTACAACTCATCAAATCTGCCTTCTTTTCTGTTATGCGCTGTACCTGCAAGGAGTTCAAGGGGAAAGCATTAGTCCTATCCAGACCGGTTAATTCTAGAACTATAAATAAGGGACCAAGATCTTCTATGTGCTTCTAAATGCAAGCATACTCTGCTTATCAACTATGTTTGCCTAATTATTTTGTTATTATATAcaccctccgttcctaaatatgtctttctagagatttcaacaagtgactacatacggagcaaaatgagcgaatctacactctaaaatatgtccatatacatccgtatgtggtagtccatttggaATATCtgaaaagacaaatatttaggaacggagggagtacgttaGATGGATATGTACATTAACTAAGGTCCAAAGGATTAGTAACACTAAATCTTCTCCTACATGCACAGAGCATGCACTATTGATATGTTCTGCTGCTGTCACAATAAAATTAAGCTACCTTGTTATATGTGTTAACTTTTGGTCTAAGGGATTTAGTGGCATCTTTTCTTTACATATCTTGGTCCTCTTGATAATAAATGTTTGAACACTGCCCTTAAGTTTTCTCTTGTTTAACTAATGCTTATTGTATTGAGCTTTAAATAATGATATCTTATTTCAGGGGCATATTAATTGTAAAGCTGCGCCGTGGGCAAGAGCTGCGTCTTCGAGCAATTGCCAGGAAGGGGATTGGAAAGGACCATGCCAAATGGTCTCCAGCTGCTACTGTGACCTTCATGTATGAGCCTGACATACGTATTAACCAAGAACTCATGGAGACACTTACACTTGAGGAAAAACAAAGCTGGGTGGAGAGCAGCCCTACAAAAGTATTTGACATCGATCCTGTCACCCAACAGGTCAGCTTGTTCTCTACTAGTGCTTCTCCATCACTCGTTTCAATAACATCATCGACGAATACACGAAGTTTATTTTTTTTTTCATATGCTATGATAAACTATTGGTAGATTCATTGTGTGCGAGCGGGGCCGCACACACGGGCCTGTGGACAAACTATTCCTAGATTCACCAGACATCTTGCAGTATTAGTCAAATCATTCAACACCATAACTATGATGTTATGCAGTCTCCATGCATTACGTTAGATAGCCGTCAATATTTGCTGATGCTGTAATCGGTCACTACAGTGGTGTAGGCATTTCATCGTTACATAGCACCTGCTATCATAAGTGGCGCCTGTGTTTCTATTCGGTGCTTGTGTACTTATATCTGCTATCTATTTTTCTGTCTGAGAATTAAATTACTGTCAAATACCTGATTGACTTTATTTTTTGGTCTGGTTGACAACTTGACATATCAATACACATAGTGCTGATGCTTCATAGTAGTGATTTTAACAACAAATTCTACTAGATATTACTGAAATACACTCCCTCTGATCCTATTAATTGTCGCTCACTTAGTACAACAAGTTGTACTAAGACTACCCAcaatgggagtaacataggtggtaacatcacacatatctagacaaaatagatgatgtggcaagtaataaatgaagaaagagaggcatgtggtaacatagctagttactactaGTACGAGTAACATCAAACATACCAAGATAAGATGAGTCTATAGcataataaatgaagtgttgcatgataccacacatatgttactccccactgtggaggtagtaacatatgcatgctactagtctaagttactccccattgtggctagtctaagTGAGCTTGTTGTACTAAGTGagcgacaattaatatggatcagagggagtattagattacccacagtgggagtaacataggtggTAACATCACACATCTCCAGGCAAAACAGATGATGTGGCGAGTAATTAATGAGGAAATAGGGgcatgtggtaacatagctagttactgcaacatcacacataccaagacaagatgagtctacaacctaataaatgaagtgttgcatgacaccacacatatattactccccactatagaggtagtaacttagactagtctaagttacttccATTCTGACTAGTCTTAAAATGGACTACTCAGAGCAATAATTGTTCTCTCAATATTTTACTAGTAACATGTGATTGTAAAACTCTGTTTCTTGTTACCAAATTGATGTTTCCATTCCTGATGGACATACCGCAAATTGCACTCTCCTGTTTACTAAACTCTTGGGTAGGCGCTTCTTGCGAGTCCAACCAGAAGAAACCCCAAAAAGATTGTCTGCTCAAACTCAATTGCTTCTCCAAAGTGTGAGAGCACAAAATTACGGCAAATCAGCAACCACAACAACATATGCAAACCATGCTAATGATTGTTAAAAGACATTCCTAAACTCTTAGAGCTCTACTAACTAAAGTTTACATCTAGCATTCCGTTGTTGGGGAGAACTATCCCATCACCATCCAAATCACATGCACCGTTTGCAGCCACTAAATAATTAGCGTGTTATGTCACTCAGGATCTCAGTCTCGTTCTTCGTGCGTAGGAATTTGAGAAAAATGTCCAAATGCTTTGTAAAATTCCTCCGTTTTTCCTCTGAAACTGAGAACAAAGGAAAATTTCCTCAATTTTTCCTTTGCTACATGCCTTTGAACCAAAGGCTTGAATAGTGCcaccataggaaaatttcctattcCTATGTGTTTCCTCCACTTCTCCTTTGAACCGAAGTTTCTTTCAAGGCCTTTTTGGATTGCAGGATTTTCAAAACGTAGGAATAGGGAAAACACAGGATTTGGATGTCACATAACGTGAAATCCTATAGCATTACAAAACACAGCAATGTCCGCAATAGGTGCCTTTGGATGGTGCACAGGAAACAACACACGAATTTTAGAGGATTGAGGAGAGAGGGTAGGGAAAGATGAGTTTAAGTGCATTGGACTTCTCAAAGGAAAAATAAAATGAGGTGCGAGCTCTTGTTGAGATTCCTATGGACGGAGCATAGGATAGGAATTTCGTGACCTGAATCCTATGAAATTTCTTCCATCCAAAGAAGCACTCAATGTATATGTACTTGAGGCCCTACACCTGGCAATCATAAGTGTAAAGTATAAATGCTATGTGTCTGTGTAAGTAGATAGTCCTCTGGAAGCTTAAATGCAAACCTAGAACAAATACATGCCTGATACCTGCTACAATTTGTGCATATCTCATATGACGATAAATAGCCAAAAAATTGGCATCATCACATACTATCATTTCTAATAAATTGCTTAGATTATTTATAATATACCTACCCATGTGTTGGAAGTGGATTTACACTTTGTCAACTCCTGAATTGGCCTTTTAAGGGTTCATTCCACCTGACCTCCTCATTCCCTTAATGGGTCTTGTTTTGCTCAATAAACCATGTCATGCTTGGGGCAAAGGCCTTGGGACTTGTGGTACATGCGTTTTAGTTAAGCATATCTTGAGGAACTTCTGTCACTATGTGTCTTGCAAACATTTAGTTATATTTTCTTCGAACACCTTATCCAGCATAGCTCATTCTAAAAGAATGATCAAAACAGTAAATGTCGTCGTCTGTCAGATTGACTGATTTTTATTTACATAAAACGGTAAATGTTATCAAATGGCTACCTGTTTATGATATTTTCAAATTATTATGTTGGTAGATGGGGTTTCATATCTGTAAGTGCAAATTAAGCCATGGAGCTGTCTGTTTGTAATAGTATCATTGATTTTGGGCATGCCTACTTGTGTGTGGCTTTCAGGTGACGATTGTGGACCCAGAGGCCTACACGTATGACGATGAGGTGATCAAGAAAGCAGAGGCCATGGGGAAGCCAGGATTGGTAGAGATCAACGCCAAGGAGGACAGCTTTGTGTTCACTGTGGAGACAACGGGCGCCATCACAGCCTATGAGCTGATTATGAACGCTATCACAGTCCTGAGGCAGAAGCTGGACGCTGTCCGCCTGCAAGACGATGACGGCGATCTTGGTGAGCTCGGCGCCCACCTTATCGGAGGCTAACCACCGCTTGTCCGGGAAAGAAGTCGCCAGCGGTATCTTTGTTTCTCCGTATCTAGGCTCGTCTCGTCTAACTGGCTTGCCTGTGGCAAAAGGCAGTGGATGCTTCCTTTGATACCCAGCACCAGAACTCTACGGTAATCGCCTTTGTATCCCTCTGTTTATGCCCTGACCTCTGCCGGAACTCTGTACGTGCAAAAACACCATGGGCGCTGAAGCTTAGCCGCACTGTGGGACAAGAGAATAGCTGGTAGCCCATGATTGGCGGTGGTGATACGGCGTGGTGTCTTGAATGCATAGTTATTCGCAGGTCTCCCGCCCCCATACCCAGACCAGATTCATAAGCTTTGTGGGGATTAATGTAGTAGAGTACTCGGATCGATCCATGCATGCACGGTACGTAGTACCAGGTTGCGAGTTGAATGATGGGCGGCGGTACAAGGGTACCGTTGGATTGGGATCGATGGCTAGTTTGTTTGCTTAGATCGGCCTGGCAGGCGTGCTGCCGAATGCGGCGCCATGTGGGTCGGGGTCGGTACGGCGTTTGAGTGATGGATGGATGTACCGCAGGATTTGGTGATTACTAATCCGGTTAAATGCTCATGTCGCTTCTCTTGCTTGTTTACTCTTTTCTATCTACTCCCTCCGATTCGGTGAATAAGTCATTCGCGTAGTTCTAGGTTAATGATTTAACTATCTAAATATGTATTATATGTgataaaaaatatatttttaaaaACTACATACGTGTAGAAATTATATTTTCCATGACATATAATACATATTTAATTCTTCAAATAGATGACCTAGAACTATGCGAATGATTTATTCATCTGCTGTGGGTTTTGGTTTCATTCGTGGTAATTCCGTTTGCTGCCACCGCGCCGCACTGTGCGTACGTATGTATGGCGTACGCGGTGCTTATGTACGGGACGGCAGCCTGCAGGCGGCTTGAATGGAAGTGTCCCACGGGCGTTTGTTTCGCCGCGTTTACTCTCCCGTTCCATCCATAGCCCCTTCCCGCTCCCGGTGACACGGGCGCTACGTGAAGTGAAAACAAGGCGACGGCTGTTTGCTCGTGATTTTGCCGGGGCGAAGTTGATTGGGTGTCGTCGAGCCTAGGTAGGTTTCCAACTAGCAGCACGTAGTATTTGTACTGGCGCCATTGTTGTGCGAGTCTTGCCAGCCATGCCACGCCTCACGACTCACGAGCGGTGGTTTTTCTAGCAAAAAGGCTTGGGCTCCTCCACATCTCGTTTTGGGCCAGAGGGCTATGCTGGATGATTTCGACCACCTTTTTTTTTGCAGACCGGTCCCAGTCGTTTCAGTAACGCAACTGTAGGCCTGATGGGATTCGGACACGACGGCTGAATGTTTCTACAGTTGCTATCTTGGCTAATGAGTAGGAGTAGccccttcaaaaaaaaaaatGAGTAGGAGTAGCGCCGATGGCAGATTAGTGAGCCCTTGATTGGGAAAGGTGGTCCGTTTCGCATATTAGTACCAAATGATGATCGATTTCCTTCCCCAAGCACAGTATACTTACCATGATAGTATGATGATTTCGAGTTTCTTTGGCAGTAGTACATCCGTGGCATTTAAGTAGTACGTACTACGCCCTATAAATGCAAAACCCAGGACTAGTAGTAGTAGTGGTGTCATTAGGGGTGGAGATTCCTTTGGATACGGATGTTGGGCGTGGCCGTTCTCTCCTGTGGGCTGTGCACACGCTTTTCTCAGCATGTCTCCTGGATCCACCTGTGTCTCACTATACTACACAATGCTTGGTTGGTTACCCAGGGCAGGGCAGAGATGCACACTAATCATTACATGCATGTTGCTGCAAGTGAGTGAGTGAGTGAGTGGACTTGGGGATGATGGATGATTACATCGATCTCGTCTGGGCTACAGCACGCATGCATGCACTCACGCACGT
Protein-coding sequences here:
- the LOC125508855 gene encoding DNA-directed RNA polymerases II, IV and V subunit 3-like gives rise to the protein MERSAAGASYQRFPRVRIRELKDEYAKFELKDTDASMANALRRVMIAEVPTVAIDLVEIESNSSVLNDEFLAHRLGLIPLTSSAAMSMRFSRDCDACDGDGSCEYCSVEFHLAARATDSGQTLEVTSTKDLRSTDPKVCPVDQQREYQQALGNVDAYEPDAAGDHRGILIVKLRRGQELRLRAIARKGIGKDHAKWSPAATVTFMYEPDIRINQELMETLTLEEKQSWVESSPTKVFDIDPVTQQVTIVDPEAYTYDDEVIKKAEAMGKPGLVEINAKEDSFVFTVETTGAITAYELIMNAITVLRQKLDAVRLQDDDGDLGELGAHLIGG